Proteins encoded by one window of Archaeoglobus veneficus SNP6:
- a CDS encoding 4Fe-4S binding protein encodes MIAILGCQGCGMCSGFCDALIFENGKVVRIDYEKCTLCLDCVNLCPHGALIFVD; translated from the coding sequence ATGATTGCCATACTCGGCTGTCAGGGCTGTGGAATGTGTTCAGGATTCTGCGATGCTTTAATTTTCGAAAACGGAAAAGTTGTGCGTATAGACTATGAAAAGTGTACCCTCTGCCTCGACTGTGTCAATTTGTGTCCGCACGGGGCTCTTATTTT
- a CDS encoding OBG GTPase family GTP-binding protein: MDIEAQIKALEEEIKRTPYNKATEHHIGRLKAKLARLREEAEKRRKKGGGVQFSIKKEGDATVVLVGFPSVGKSTLLNVLTGAKSEVADYNFTTLKPVPGMLEYKGARIQIVDVPGLIEGASKGRGRGKEVISAIRTADMILLVVDVFNLHQIDVLKKELYEGGIRLNQRPPDVTIKKKERGGIKITSTVPLSIGEDTIMEILREYRTHNADVLIREDVTIERLIDAIQGNRVYIPSLTVVNKIDLMDVDVEGDDVVCISAQNRVNLDVLVERIYEKLEFIRIYLKPPGGKADEEPLIMRRGAKVEDVCRKLHRGMLESFRYAKVWGKSVKFQGQRVGLDHVLEDGDVLTIYA; this comes from the coding sequence ATGGACATAGAAGCGCAGATAAAAGCACTCGAGGAGGAAATAAAGCGCACCCCCTATAACAAGGCGACGGAGCATCACATAGGTCGCCTCAAGGCCAAACTTGCGAGGCTTAGAGAAGAGGCTGAGAAGAGAAGAAAGAAGGGGGGTGGAGTGCAGTTCTCCATCAAGAAGGAAGGAGATGCTACCGTAGTCCTCGTAGGCTTCCCCTCCGTTGGAAAATCAACCCTTCTCAACGTCCTTACCGGAGCGAAGAGTGAGGTTGCTGATTACAACTTCACCACTCTCAAACCAGTTCCCGGCATGCTCGAGTACAAAGGGGCGAGGATTCAGATTGTTGATGTGCCAGGGCTGATTGAGGGAGCGTCGAAGGGCAGGGGGAGGGGTAAGGAAGTAATCTCCGCAATCAGAACTGCAGACATGATTCTCCTTGTTGTTGATGTCTTCAACCTCCACCAGATAGATGTTCTCAAGAAAGAGCTCTACGAGGGAGGAATAAGACTCAACCAGCGTCCACCGGACGTGACTATAAAGAAAAAGGAGAGGGGCGGCATAAAAATCACGTCAACCGTGCCGTTGTCTATAGGTGAAGATACTATCATGGAAATCCTGAGAGAGTACAGGACACACAACGCCGATGTGCTGATAAGAGAAGACGTTACCATCGAAAGACTCATCGACGCGATTCAGGGGAACAGAGTATACATTCCATCGCTCACAGTGGTTAACAAGATAGATCTAATGGATGTAGATGTTGAGGGTGACGACGTCGTTTGCATCTCTGCACAGAACAGAGTAAACCTCGATGTCCTCGTGGAGCGCATATACGAAAAACTCGAGTTCATAAGAATATACCTCAAACCCCCTGGAGGAAAAGCAGACGAAGAACCGCTCATAATGCGCAGAGGGGCGAAAGTGGAAGACGTTTGCAGGAAGCTTCACAGGGGTATGCTGGAATCCTTCAGATACGCGAAAGTATGGGGGAAGTCCGTTAAGTTCCAGGGGCAGAGAGTTGGTCTCGACCACGTGCTGGAAGATGGCGATGTTCTTACAATCTACGCGTGA
- a CDS encoding thioredoxin family protein, with translation MAEIKLLTSPTCPYCPKAREVLKKLTEKRKDVVVLELSVTTDEGMKEALRFGIKSVPAIIVNDEYVFVGVPALEELENVID, from the coding sequence ATGGCCGAAATCAAGTTGTTGACATCTCCAACGTGCCCCTACTGTCCCAAGGCGAGGGAAGTTCTGAAAAAGCTCACCGAAAAAAGGAAGGATGTAGTGGTCCTCGAACTATCTGTTACGACGGATGAAGGAATGAAAGAAGCTCTTCGCTTCGGAATTAAAAGCGTTCCGGCTATAATTGTGAACGATGAGTATGTATTTGTTGGAGTTCCGGCTCTGGAGGAACTTGAGAATGTCATTGACTGA